A single genomic interval of Zingiber officinale cultivar Zhangliang chromosome 4A, Zo_v1.1, whole genome shotgun sequence harbors:
- the LOC121969602 gene encoding uncharacterized protein LOC121969602 → MLRNLLNNLRREGSLAVDNGHRTLAFVHKRSFHDAKVLSRPRSFFGVEDFVDDDNSRPYTYKKEKRPKTLNKHISFKQRTIAYMEPFSLDVFISKRFVSASLTHRMTCKQVAVAGTNSKDIKAVLYSRSDIPACLSVGRFLAERAKEADVYTCTYTPRERDKFEGKIRAVVQSLIDSGIDVKVYLD, encoded by the exons ATGCTCAGGAATCTACTGAACAACTTGCGGAGGGAAGGAAGCCTTGCAGTGGATAATGGACACAGGACGCTTGCGTTTGTTCATAAACGTAGTTTCCACGATGCAAAG GTCCTAAGTAGACCAAGAAGCTTCTTTGGAGTGGAAGATTTCGTGGACGACGACAACAGCAGGCCATACACTTACAAGAAGGAAAAAAGACCAAAGACCTTAAATAAGCATATTTCATTTAAGCAGCGGACGATCGCTTATATGGAGCCCTTCTCGCTAGATGTATTCATATCGAAGCGGTTTGTGTCAGCTTCGCTCACACACAGGATGACATGCAAGCAGGTCGCAGTCGCAGGGACGAATTCTAAGGATATCAAGGCAGTCCTCTATTCCAGGTCAGACATACCGGCATGCTTGTCGGTGGGGCGGTTCTTGGCGGAAAGAGCAAAGGAAGCTGATGTATACACTTGTACTTACACTCCCAGGGAAAGGGACAAATTTGAAGGCAAAATTAGAGCTGTTGTTCAATCTCTCATCGACAGTGGCATCGATGTTAAAGTCTATCTTGATTGA